In Nocardioides bizhenqiangii, the DNA window GGCCTGCACGTGGCCGTCTGCCTTGCCACGGAGCGCCCGGTAGACCTTCTTGACCGGTTCCCGGCCACTGCCCGCGATCTTCGCGTCGGTGACCGCCAGCAGCGCCGCGGACACCTCGCGACCTCGTCCGGCGAGGTGCTGACCGAAGGCGGTCGCACCCGACGACTCGTAGCTGGCCCAGAACGGGTCGAGGGCGACGCTCAGGTCAGGAAGCAGCTTGTTGAGCGCCCGCTCGGTGAGGTCGGGCACCACCCGCGACGCGGCGCCGTACCCGGCCTTGACGGCCGTGCCCGCCACGCCCTTCTTGGACGCAACCTCCTGCTGCACGACCTCGACCAGGTCCTTGATCACGGCAGGACGGGTCCTCCTCGCCAGGAGCTGCTGCGACAACATCATGGGAGCGAACCGTAGCGGCCAGCGGTGAACCCCGGATGAGGCGCCCGAAGTCGGGTATCTAAACACCCTCGGTCGACTAGGTGTCGACGCGAAGAACGGAGTCGGATAATGGTCATCCTTGGAGTCATCTTGCTGATCGTCGGCCTGGTGGCCGACATCGGGATTCTCGCCATCATCGGCGCGATTCTGGCCATCGTCGGCCTGGTCCTCAACCTGGTGCCGATCGGTGGCACCCGCCGCCTGTACTACTAGCGGCAGCAGCCAACCCAGCGCCGCCGCGCCCGACGAGCTCGTGCGCGGCGGCGCTGCTGGTTTTCAGCCCGGTCCTTAGTCCAGGCAGAACTCGTTGCCCTCGGGATCCGCCATCACGATGAACCCGGCGCTCATCGGCGGCTCCGGCTCGGAGCGACGGAGCCGGGCAGCGCCGAGGGCCACCAGCCGCTCGCACTCGGCCTCGAGCGCAGCCATCCGCTCCTCGCCCGCCAGGCCCGGCGCGGCGCGGACGTCGAGGTGGACGCGGTTCTTGGCGACCTTGTCCTCGGGCACCTGCTGGAAGAAGAGTCGCGGCCCGGTGCCGTCCGGGTCCTCGATGGCCGAGGCGGAGTTGCGGCGGTCCTCCGGCACCCCGGCGCTCTCGAGGAAGTCGTCCCAGGCTGCCAGCGGATCGGCGCCCGCGGCGAGGTCGGCACCCGGCGGCCCCGGATGGACGTAGCCGAGGGTGTCGCGCCAGAAGGACGAGAGTGCCCGCGGATCGTGTGCGTCGAAGGTGACTTGGATCTGACGGCTCATCTGCTCATCGTGGCACCGGCCGCCGACAGCCCTCAGCCGCCGACGTACTCCGCCAGGTGCTCGCCGGTCAACGTCGACTTCGCGGCGATCAGGTCGGCCGGAGTGCCCTCGAAGACGATCTTGCCGCCGTCGTGGCCGGCGCCCGGCCCGAGGTCGATGATCCAGTCCGCGTGCGCCATCACCGCCTGGTGGTGCTCGATCACGACCACCGACTTGCCCGAGTCGACGAGCCGGTCCAGCAGGCCCAGCAGGTTGTCGACGTCGGCGAGGTGCAGGCCGCTGGTCGGCTCGTCGAGGACGTAGACCCCGCCCTTGTCCGAGAGGTGGGTGGCCAGCTTGAGACGCTGCCGCTCTCCCCCGGACAGGGTGTTGAGCGGCTGGCCCAGCTTGACATAACCG includes these proteins:
- a CDS encoding DUF6918 family protein, which translates into the protein MMLSQQLLARRTRPAVIKDLVEVVQQEVASKKGVAGTAVKAGYGAASRVVPDLTERALNKLLPDLSVALDPFWASYESSGATAFGQHLAGRGREVSAALLAVTDAKIAGSGREPVKKVYRALRGKADGHVQAALPRVGAALERHAQRPARG
- a CDS encoding VOC family protein, which encodes MSRQIQVTFDAHDPRALSSFWRDTLGYVHPGPPGADLAAGADPLAAWDDFLESAGVPEDRRNSASAIEDPDGTGPRLFFQQVPEDKVAKNRVHLDVRAAPGLAGEERMAALEAECERLVALGAARLRRSEPEPPMSAGFIVMADPEGNEFCLD